A region of Bicyclus anynana chromosome 17, ilBicAnyn1.1, whole genome shotgun sequence DNA encodes the following proteins:
- the LOC112049489 gene encoding tumor necrosis factor, alpha-induced protein 8-like protein 2 A, whose translation MVATSMEGGAWCARDISLRAQKKFLSRVGGAASARSLVLDEHAAKLLDQFLTVLRERVEKREAEKLVKHVIKAAVKLGVLRRHGQLSAADDRALAAFRSKFHTVLMAVVSFCEVEFSYDRNFLQDALRDSHQSLKSVVERHLSDKSVSRLAGVFGLASRGDLLDSLFAGQIDENVLKLSRMLRKELDRGLL comes from the exons CGATGGAAGGCGGCGCGTGGTGCGCTCGCGACATCTCCCTGCGCGCGCAGAAGAAGTTCCTGTCTAGAGTAGGGGGGGCCGCCAGCGCTCGGTCCCTCGTCCTCGATGAACACGCGGCTAAGCTGCTCGATCAG TTCCTCACCGTACTCCGCGAGCGTGTAGAAAAGAGAGAGGCTGAGAAGCTTGTAAAGCATGTGATCAAGGCGGCTGTGAAGCTTGGCGTGCTTCGGCGACACGGACAGCTGTCGGCGGCGGACGATCGAGCTCTTGCTGCTTTCCGCTCAAAATTTCAT ACGGTGTTGATGGCTGTGGTATCATTCTGCGAGGTGGAATTCTCCTACGATCGAAACTTTCTCCAAGATGCTCTTCGCGACTCCCACCAGTCTCTAAA ATCGGTGGTAGAGCGACATCTTTCAGACAAATCTGTCTCCAGATTGGCTGGAGTATTTGGCCTTGCTTCAAGAGGCGACCTCTTAGACTCCTTGTTCGCCGGACAAATTGATGAGAACGTCCTCAAACTCAGCAGGATGCTTCGGAAAGAGTTAGACAGGGGGCTGCTATAA